One Streptomyces sp. P9-A2 DNA window includes the following coding sequences:
- a CDS encoding DMT family transporter, with the protein MTGRATDWLLALAGGVILTLMTEFNSQLAYHTTAVFASWAAHGIGAVVALSLVAVTARATRRARPEPQSQSQSQSQSRKLERTPRWFYLGGIAGAFVVILSAISVNSELALSGTIALMLTGQVLFGIASDQWGLLRIPKLRVTPTALGTAALVLAGSVLIVVGGA; encoded by the coding sequence GTGACCGGACGTGCCACCGACTGGCTCCTGGCCCTCGCCGGGGGCGTGATCCTCACCCTGATGACCGAGTTCAACAGCCAATTGGCGTATCACACAACCGCCGTGTTCGCCTCCTGGGCTGCGCATGGCATCGGTGCCGTGGTCGCCCTGAGCCTGGTGGCCGTGACCGCTCGCGCCACCAGGCGTGCACGGCCGGAGCCGCAGTCGCAGTCGCAGTCGCAGTCGCAGTCGCGGAAGCTTGAGCGGACGCCGCGCTGGTTCTATCTGGGAGGCATCGCGGGCGCGTTCGTCGTGATCCTCTCCGCGATCAGCGTCAACAGCGAGCTGGCGCTCTCGGGCACCATCGCCCTGATGCTGACCGGGCAGGTCCTCTTCGGTATCGCCTCGGACCAGTGGGGGCTGCTGCGCATCCCCAAACTCCGCGTCACCCCGACCGCTCTCGGGACAGCCGCCCTCGTCCTCGCGGGCAGCGTGCTGATCGTCGTCGGCGGGGCGTGA
- a CDS encoding HAD family hydrolase: MPQLAVFDLDGTLVDTPRAIVETFTATFTSLGVAEPDPGAVRATIGLPLEQAFGRLRGLPPEHEQVTKGVRQYQICFKELILPRASELLFPGVADGLDTLRSQGILLAVATSKFHASADALLKAAGLRDHFAEVVGADQVIHPKPHPEPGLLVLETLGVPAGRAVMVGDTTHDLRMAQAAGMRSIAVTYGIHGVAELATAEPTWTADTFDDVVKLLGAALPSMAEGPAA; encoded by the coding sequence ATGCCCCAGCTGGCCGTCTTCGACCTGGACGGAACGCTCGTCGACACACCCCGCGCCATAGTGGAGACATTCACGGCCACGTTCACCTCCCTCGGCGTCGCGGAGCCCGACCCCGGGGCAGTACGGGCCACGATCGGACTGCCCCTGGAACAGGCCTTCGGACGGCTGCGGGGCCTCCCCCCGGAGCACGAACAGGTCACCAAGGGCGTGCGGCAGTACCAGATCTGCTTCAAGGAACTCATCCTGCCCAGGGCCTCCGAGCTTCTTTTCCCCGGTGTGGCCGACGGTCTGGACACGCTCCGCAGTCAAGGCATCCTCCTCGCCGTCGCGACCAGCAAGTTCCACGCCAGCGCCGACGCCCTGCTCAAGGCGGCCGGACTGCGCGACCACTTCGCCGAGGTCGTGGGAGCCGACCAGGTGATCCATCCCAAACCTCACCCGGAACCAGGGCTGTTGGTTCTCGAGACCCTAGGCGTTCCCGCCGGGCGGGCCGTGATGGTCGGAGACACTACCCATGACCTGAGGATGGCCCAGGCCGCCGGCATGCGATCGATCGCCGTCACCTACGGCATCCACGGTGTCGCGGAGCTCGCCACTGCCGAGCCGACCTGGACCGCCGACACCTTCGACGACGTCGTGAAGCTGCTCGGCGCCGCACTGCCGTCCATGGCGGAGGGGCCCGCAGCGTGA
- a CDS encoding ATP-binding protein — protein sequence MRIAFVGKGGSGKTTMSALFSRHLAAAGAPVLAIDGDINQHLAEALAPAGDTPVTPSPLGPRLHDIKTYLRGTNPRITSTESMIKTTPPGRGSRLLSLLGDDELHTRHVSRAGGVPLMATGQFDDNDLGVACYHSKLGAVELYLGHLIDGPGEYVVVDMTAGADAFASGLFTRFDLTFLVAEPTRKGVSVYRQYRDHAREFGIRVAVVGNKVTCEDDLLFLKEQVGDDLLTHLVHSDWVRAAEQGRTPPTAPDTPTASGSPNASDPLSALEPHNRHALTVMREAVDSHPRDWDRLHRHAVEFHLRNARSWADARTGEDLAAQVDPEYVPGPATLPF from the coding sequence ATGAGGATCGCGTTCGTCGGCAAGGGCGGCAGCGGCAAGACCACGATGTCGGCCCTCTTCTCCCGTCACCTGGCCGCCGCCGGCGCCCCGGTGCTCGCCATCGACGGCGACATCAACCAGCACCTGGCCGAGGCGCTGGCCCCCGCCGGGGACACCCCGGTGACGCCCTCTCCCCTGGGCCCGCGACTGCACGACATCAAGACGTACCTGCGCGGCACCAATCCTCGCATCACCTCCACCGAGTCGATGATCAAGACGACCCCGCCCGGCCGCGGCTCACGTCTCCTGAGCCTGCTCGGCGACGACGAACTGCACACGCGGCACGTCTCCCGGGCCGGCGGCGTCCCGCTGATGGCCACGGGCCAGTTCGACGACAACGACCTGGGCGTGGCCTGCTACCACTCCAAGCTGGGCGCGGTGGAGCTGTACCTGGGCCACCTGATCGACGGCCCCGGCGAATACGTGGTGGTCGACATGACCGCCGGCGCCGACGCCTTCGCCTCCGGCCTGTTCACCCGCTTCGACCTGACCTTCCTGGTCGCCGAACCCACCCGTAAGGGCGTCTCCGTCTACCGCCAGTACCGGGACCACGCCCGCGAGTTCGGCATCCGCGTCGCGGTCGTCGGCAACAAGGTCACCTGCGAGGACGACCTCCTCTTCCTCAAGGAACAGGTGGGCGACGACCTCCTGACCCACCTCGTGCACTCGGACTGGGTGCGGGCCGCGGAGCAGGGCAGAACCCCGCCGACCGCCCCGGACACCCCGACCGCCTCCGGCTCCCCGAACGCTTCGGACCCCCTGAGCGCACTGGAGCCCCACAACCGCCACGCCCTGACCGTCATGCGCGAGGCCGTCGACTCCCACCCCCGCGACTGGGACCGCCTCCACCGCCACGCCGTGGAGTTCCACCTGCGCAACGCCCGCTCCTGGGCCGATGCCCGCACCGGCGAGGACCTGGCCGCCCAGGTGGACCCGGAGTACGTCCCGGGGCCGGCGACATTGCCCTTCTGA